Proteins co-encoded in one Cupriavidus nantongensis genomic window:
- a CDS encoding dipeptide ABC transporter ATP-binding protein, which translates to MATTPAQAHASASGIALPPERVVSVNGLTVRFATSERTVEAVRNLSFHVDRGETLAVVGESGSGKSVTSLALMRLVEHGGGKIASGSMVLRRRGGEVIDLARTDNATLRSVRGADVAMIFQEPMTSLNPVFPVGEQIAESIRLHQGKSRAAARAEALRMLELVRIPEARRVLERYPHQLSGGMRQRVMIAMALSCKPALLIADEPTTALDVTIQAEILQLIRGLQAEMQMGVVFITHDMGVVAEVADRVLVMYRGEKVEEGTSDDVFRAPAHPYTRALLSAVPRLGAMQGTDLPAKFPLLRLDSASPEPAAPQDTVASGAAPILRVQDLVTRFDVPGGLFGRVTRRVHAVEKVSFDLYPGETLALVGESGCGKSTTGRSLLRLVESQSGTIEFNGQNISQLEGAALQTLRRNIQFIFQDPFASLDPRVPVGYSIMEPLLVHKVASGKEAEQRVAWLLDKVGLDPSHAARYPHEFSGGQRQRICIARALALNPKVVVADESVSALDVSIQAQIVNLMLDLQRELGIAFLFISHDMAVVERVSHRVAVMYLGQIVEIGPRRAIFENPQHPYTKKLMSAVPIADPARRHLRREPLNDEIPSPIRAVGDEPVVQPLVPVAGSGASGHFVARHAVGGAY; encoded by the coding sequence GTGGCCACTACCCCTGCGCAAGCGCACGCTTCCGCCTCCGGCATCGCACTGCCGCCCGAGCGCGTCGTCTCGGTGAACGGACTGACCGTACGCTTCGCTACCTCGGAGCGCACCGTCGAGGCCGTGCGCAACCTGTCCTTCCATGTCGACCGCGGCGAGACGCTCGCGGTGGTGGGCGAATCGGGCTCGGGCAAGTCGGTGACCTCGCTGGCGCTGATGCGGCTGGTCGAGCACGGCGGCGGCAAGATCGCGTCGGGCAGCATGGTGCTGCGCCGGCGCGGCGGCGAGGTGATCGACCTCGCGCGCACCGACAACGCCACGCTGCGCAGCGTGCGCGGTGCCGACGTGGCGATGATCTTCCAGGAGCCGATGACCTCGCTCAACCCGGTGTTCCCGGTGGGCGAGCAGATCGCGGAATCGATCCGCCTGCACCAGGGCAAGAGCCGCGCCGCGGCGCGCGCCGAAGCGCTGCGCATGCTGGAGCTGGTGCGCATCCCGGAAGCGCGGCGCGTGCTCGAGCGCTATCCGCACCAGCTGTCCGGCGGCATGCGCCAGCGCGTGATGATCGCGATGGCGCTGTCATGCAAGCCGGCGCTGCTGATCGCCGACGAACCGACCACGGCGCTGGACGTGACCATCCAGGCCGAGATCCTGCAACTGATCCGCGGCCTGCAGGCCGAGATGCAGATGGGCGTGGTCTTCATCACCCACGACATGGGCGTGGTGGCCGAGGTGGCCGACCGCGTGCTGGTGATGTATCGCGGCGAGAAAGTGGAAGAGGGCACCTCCGACGACGTGTTCCGCGCCCCGGCCCATCCCTACACGCGTGCGCTGCTGTCGGCGGTGCCGCGCCTGGGCGCCATGCAGGGCACCGACCTGCCGGCCAAGTTCCCGCTGCTGCGGCTCGACAGCGCCAGCCCCGAGCCGGCCGCACCGCAGGATACGGTAGCGAGCGGCGCGGCGCCGATCCTGCGCGTGCAGGACCTGGTCACGCGTTTCGATGTGCCCGGCGGCCTGTTCGGCCGCGTGACGCGGCGCGTGCATGCGGTGGAGAAAGTCAGCTTCGACCTCTATCCCGGCGAAACGCTGGCGCTGGTGGGCGAATCCGGCTGCGGCAAGTCCACCACCGGCCGCTCGCTGCTGCGCCTGGTGGAAAGCCAGAGCGGCACCATCGAGTTCAACGGGCAGAACATCAGCCAGCTCGAGGGCGCGGCGCTGCAGACGCTGCGCCGCAATATCCAGTTCATCTTCCAGGACCCGTTCGCTTCGCTCGATCCGCGCGTGCCGGTCGGCTATTCGATCATGGAGCCGCTGCTGGTGCACAAGGTCGCCAGCGGCAAGGAGGCCGAGCAGCGCGTGGCCTGGCTGCTCGACAAGGTGGGGCTGGACCCGTCGCACGCGGCGCGCTATCCGCACGAGTTTTCCGGCGGCCAGCGCCAGCGCATCTGCATTGCGCGCGCGCTGGCGCTGAACCCCAAGGTGGTGGTCGCGGATGAATCGGTGTCGGCGCTGGACGTGTCGATCCAGGCGCAGATCGTCAACCTGATGCTGGACCTGCAGCGCGAGCTCGGCATCGCCTTCCTGTTCATCTCGCACGATATGGCGGTGGTGGAGCGCGTCAGCCATCGCGTGGCGGTGATGTACCTGGGCCAGATCGTCGAGATCGGCCCGCGCCGCGCGATCTTCGAGAACCCGCAGCACCCGTACACGAAGAAACTGATGTCGGCGGTGCCGATTGCCGACCCGGCGCGGCGCCACCTGCGGCGCGAGCCGCTGAACGACGAGATCCCCAGCCCGATCCGCGCGGTCGGCGACGAGCCGGTGGTGCAGCCGCTGGTGCCGGTCGCGGGCAGCGGGGCGTCCGGTCATTTTGTTGCGCGGCACGCCGTTGGCGGCGCCTACTGA
- a CDS encoding isoaspartyl peptidase/L-asparaginase family protein: MQAAVIAIHGGAGTITRAAMDAAREREYIEALQHVLQAGQRILADGGSALDAVTEAVRLLEECPLFNAGKGAVLTHAGTYELDAAVMDGATLNAGAVACVTRLRNPVLAARAVLEHSEHVLFAGAGAEAFAQAQGLELVAPDYYFTQARHEQWQRARGNAGMALLDHDAATLAAQQARGTEPIDPDSKFGTVGAVACDCRGNLAAATSTGGVTNKQVGRVGDTPLIGAGCYADDVAAVSATGTGEMFIRTVAAHDVSAQMRYAGLSLEESARRVVMEKLQAIQGRGGLIAVDRAGNVTLPFNTEGMYRGVARVGEAVNVSIYG; this comes from the coding sequence ATGCAAGCAGCTGTCATTGCCATCCATGGCGGCGCCGGCACCATCACCCGCGCGGCGATGGATGCGGCCCGCGAACGCGAATACATCGAAGCGCTGCAACACGTGCTGCAGGCCGGCCAGCGCATCCTGGCCGATGGCGGCAGCGCGCTCGACGCGGTCACCGAGGCGGTGCGCCTGCTCGAGGAATGCCCGCTGTTCAACGCCGGCAAGGGCGCGGTGCTGACCCATGCCGGCACCTATGAACTGGATGCGGCGGTAATGGATGGCGCCACCCTCAATGCCGGCGCGGTGGCCTGCGTCACGCGCCTGCGCAACCCGGTGCTGGCCGCGCGCGCGGTGCTCGAGCACAGCGAGCACGTGCTGTTTGCCGGCGCCGGGGCCGAGGCGTTTGCCCAGGCGCAGGGCCTGGAGCTGGTAGCGCCCGACTACTACTTCACGCAGGCGCGCCACGAGCAATGGCAGCGCGCGCGCGGCAATGCCGGCATGGCGCTGCTGGACCACGACGCCGCCACGCTGGCCGCGCAGCAGGCGCGCGGCACGGAACCGATCGATCCCGACAGCAAGTTTGGCACGGTCGGCGCGGTCGCCTGCGACTGCCGCGGCAACCTCGCCGCGGCCACTTCCACCGGCGGCGTCACCAACAAGCAGGTGGGCCGCGTCGGCGATACCCCGCTGATCGGCGCCGGCTGCTATGCCGACGACGTCGCCGCGGTGTCCGCCACCGGTACCGGCGAGATGTTTATCCGCACCGTGGCCGCGCACGACGTGTCCGCGCAGATGCGCTACGCGGGCCTGTCGCTCGAGGAATCCGCCCGTCGCGTGGTGATGGAAAAACTGCAGGCCATCCAGGGCCGCGGCGGCCTGATCGCGGTCGACCGCGCCGGCAACGTCACGCTGCCGTTCAACACGGAAGGCATGTACCGCGGTGTCGCCCGGGTGGGCGAAGCGGTCAACGTTTCGATCTACGGCTGA
- a CDS encoding MurR/RpiR family transcriptional regulator, whose amino-acid sequence MPIGHSISDRIARSLPALTPAHRRMAEYVLANLFRAATMRIDEFAAAVEVSVATANRFARALGFDGYPQFRAELVRGFEATLAPVERLRSELERPATVAEVFAASLEDAAANAEATRRGIDARACERAVAAILGAQRVYVAGFGASGFLAGLLQHGLEMHCRMVTSVAGAGGASHAARQLFKLQPSDLLIVIAFPRYVTDTIELAQRVKAHGGQVLALTDGPTSPLAPLADIALYAQAGNRLSANSDATVLALIEALCGAVAHRAERPVKAAAEMTEFLLPWLYRTPDAEPARRSAPMPVPPTEAKPGARRARSSNTRSNTRKS is encoded by the coding sequence ATGCCCATAGGCCATTCGATCTCGGACCGCATTGCACGCAGCCTGCCGGCGCTGACGCCGGCGCACCGCCGCATGGCGGAATACGTGCTGGCCAACCTGTTTCGCGCAGCGACCATGCGCATCGATGAATTCGCCGCGGCGGTGGAGGTATCGGTAGCGACGGCCAACCGCTTTGCGCGCGCACTCGGCTTCGATGGCTATCCGCAGTTCCGGGCCGAGCTGGTGCGCGGGTTCGAAGCCACGCTGGCGCCGGTGGAGCGGCTGCGCAGCGAGCTGGAACGACCCGCCACCGTGGCCGAAGTGTTCGCCGCCTCGCTTGAGGATGCGGCCGCCAATGCCGAAGCTACGCGGCGCGGCATCGACGCGCGGGCGTGCGAGCGTGCGGTCGCGGCGATCCTTGGTGCGCAGCGCGTCTACGTGGCCGGCTTCGGCGCCAGCGGGTTTCTTGCAGGCCTGCTGCAGCACGGCCTGGAAATGCATTGCCGCATGGTGACCTCGGTGGCCGGTGCGGGCGGCGCCTCGCACGCGGCGCGCCAGTTGTTCAAGCTGCAGCCGAGCGACCTGCTGATCGTGATCGCCTTCCCGCGCTATGTCACCGACACCATCGAGCTGGCCCAGCGCGTCAAGGCGCACGGCGGCCAGGTGCTGGCGCTGACCGACGGCCCGACCTCGCCGCTGGCGCCGCTGGCCGATATCGCGCTGTATGCGCAGGCCGGCAACCGGCTTTCGGCCAACTCCGATGCCACCGTGCTGGCGCTGATCGAGGCGCTGTGCGGCGCGGTGGCGCACCGGGCCGAACGCCCGGTCAAGGCCGCCGCCGAAATGACCGAATTCCTGCTGCCGTGGCTGTATCGCACGCCCGATGCCGAGCCCGCGCGCCGGTCCGCGCCGATGCCAGTGCCACCCACCGAAGCCAAGCCCGGCGCGCGCCGCGCGCGGTCGTCCAACACCCGGTCCAACACCCGCAAGTCCTGA